Proteins from a genomic interval of Lolium perenne isolate Kyuss_39 chromosome 1, Kyuss_2.0, whole genome shotgun sequence:
- the LOC139829739 gene encoding mannose/glucose-specific lectin-like codes for MAVVVSVGPWGAPGGEPRDIPIGSMPQSLVSITIWSIKALGGPICGFSYVYVDQNGGAIHVGPWGNADPEHTITNIQIGPGEYLYELSGTADDSALLSLKLVTNQHTYEVGAPLEQTTFSMPLTNCKVVAFFGRSDNDHLTALGIYVPVMKGSPVNVGPWGDSGGVPVDITTPVQLKSVTVYSTDSSDGRIYGFSFTYVDLTGQSIHVGPWGTIKGEKHTFDLSLQGEYVNKITGTTAGDNRVTSLKFTTNQERDYGPFGSDRGNAFSVPLPDGEHNGAVVGFFGRSGKSHVDLGVYVGLAPNEP; via the exons ATGGCG GTCGTGGTGAGTGTTGGTCCATGGGGTGCACCGGGGGGAGAGCCTCGCGACATCCCCATCGGCAGCATGCCCCAGTCCCTGGTGAGCATCACCATCTGGAGCATCAAGGCCTTGGGGGGGCCCATCTGTGGCTTCTCCTATGTGTACGTCGACCAGAACGGGGGGGCCATCCACGTCGGCCCCTGGGGCAATGCCGACCCGGAACACACCATCACGAACATACAGATTGGTCCCGGCGAGTACCTTTACGAGTTGAGCGGCACCGCCGATGACTCCGCCCTATTATCGCTCAAACTGGTCACCAACCAGCACACGTACGAGGTCGGCGCTCCGTTGGAGCAGACGACCTTCAGCATGCCGCTCACGAATTGCAAGGTGGTCGCCTTCTTTGGCCGCTCCGACAACGATCACCTCACGGCGCTCGGTATCTACGTGCCGGTGATGAAAGGCTCGCCGGTCAATGTCGGTCCGTGGGGCGACTCCGGTGGCGTACCCGTCGACATCACCACGCCGGTGCAGCTTAAGAGCGTCACCGTCTACAGCACCGATTCCAGCGATGGGCGCATCTATGGCTTCTCCTTCACCTATGTCGACCTGACTGGCCAGTCCATCCATGTCGGCCCCTGGGGCACGATCAAGGGAGAGAAGCATACC ttTGACCTGAGCCTGCAAGGCGAGTATGTGAACAAGATCACTGGCACTACTGCCGGCGACAACCGCGTGACCTCGCTCAAGTTCACCACCAACCAGGAGCGTGACTACGGCCCGTTCGGGAGCGATAGGGGCAATGCCTTTAGCGTGCCGCTGCCAGACGGCGAGCACAACGGCGCCGTGGTCGGCTTCTTCGGCCGCTCCGGGAAGAGCCACGTTGACCTCGGCGTCTACGTCGGCCTCGcgcccaacgagccatga